From the Trifolium pratense cultivar HEN17-A07 linkage group LG4, ARS_RC_1.1, whole genome shotgun sequence genome, the window ttttagacaaattttaCCTGTTATTCCTAAAGGTGGTCGTGGGGAGGTTGTTCATGCATGCATTAATTCATCTTTATTATGGCGTCGATGTAGAGTTTTGAGATTGACGCAAAATATGCGTTTGCAATTTTCGTTGGATACTACCGAGAATAATTTGGTTAAGGATTTTGCAAAGTGGGTTCTTAATGTTGGTGATGGGAAATTGGGTCAATCTGAAGATGGGGAGGCGTTGATAGATATACCTGATGATATTTGTCTGAAAAATTCTACTAATCATGTTTCTGATATAGTTGATATAATTTATCCAAATTTGTTGAAAGAATTATCCAATCTCAACTTCTTTCAAGATCGTGCAATATTGTGTCCTACATTGGAAATAGTAGAAAAGGTGAATGACCATGTGATGTCATTAATTCCAAGTGATTATAAAGAATATTTGAGTTGTGATACAGTTATTAAATATGATCAAGAATTAGGAATTGATCATCGTTGGATCACTCCTGAATTTTTGAATGATATCAAATGTTCTGGGCTACCGAATCACAGTTTGAAACTTAAAATTGGGGTTCCTGTAATGCTGCTTCGTAATATTGATGTTGCTTCCGGTTTATGCAATGGAACTCGCTTGATAGTTGTTGAATTGGGTATACATGTTATTGGGGCCAAATTTGTGGATAAATCTGGTATAACAGAGAAAGTTTATATTCCTCGAATGAGTTTGATTCCGTCTGGTGCTAATGTATCGATATCTTTCGAGAGACTTCAATTCCctctttgtgtttgttttgcaaTGACTATTAACAAAAGTCAAGGACAAACTTTGTCGGCCGTTGGTCTTTATTTGCCTAGATCGGTTTTCTCTCATGGACAGTTGTATGTAGCTTTATCTCGGGTTAAAACTAGGTGTGGTCTTAAAGTTTTAATGTTAAATGATATTGGTGAATCGTGTACCTCTACGATTAATGTTGTTTATCCGGAAGTTTTTCAAAGAATATAGCATTTCTATTATGTATTTAGCtgtattatttgatttttaatacaacaggaatttgattgaaattcaGTTTTACTGTAATACATTCAACCattcatgttttattttattttttaataattagtaaatccttatttattttactttttgtaagtgttatatgtttaagaatatgaaataattttaattatataaaataataaatttaactttAAAAGCAGTATTTAAAGTATTTATAttaagattttattatatatatatatatatataattccatATGATAATAGTTTCAATTGAATTATATAATAGATTAACTACAAATCCTGTCAGTGAAAGAATGTCACATTTATCTGCTTTTGTCTCACCGTATTTTGCTGAAAAAATATCAACGTCGTCAGGTTCCAGAGATTTTGATTTATCTAACCAAGTTTTTATTTTCCTACTTCGTTCCTTTAAGTaagattaatattttctttCCGACGTGACACCCTCTCTTCTGTGTCAGAATTTCAGTCTGAAATATATCTTAGATGAGTTCATACAAAGttacattattttaatttgtatgaGCTGTTTTTCACCTTTATATCTTTATTTAGTCAAATCGTTgtaatatcaaaaaaaaattaaaaattactgctatttatttatgtggtttagctatagttttttttaaaaaattcaattataaTTAGTCTTTTTCCTTCTTGAGACCCACGACTCTCtgcttttaaattttttaattagtttatatgagtatatatatatatatgtcttatCTACATCTTTTACTTGTGTGATTCATTTTCAACACTTCATTTATCCTCACCATGAATTTCCCTTTCTCCTACCTTTTTCCAGATATTGCTGAGAGTTTGAAAAGGTGTGTTTCTTAAATCCATTTTTGTTATACTGTCTTATATAACTCTGTTTTTGCAAACAAATATCACCCTTTTGTGATTATACTTTTACTAtgcatttttatatttgttttcattttgatttactTCAGTGTTTACCAATCAATGGGAACAAATCCTCATTTTGAAATGGAAACTATAATCTCGCCATATGAGGTATGATTTATTCCAAGAGTTCTGCTTATTTACTATATTTTCTTGGTTGTGGTGGGAAAtttaataaagtttatttttgttgtagcCGAAAATTCCTCTCCCCAATGATTTCTGGATGGTGGAAAAAACTAGATTGTTGAGTGAGGGTGTAGGATTTATAAGAGATGattataataactattttaagGTTTATATCGGTAATGATGGTGATGGAGGTTGTCTGTACGATGGGAGTGTTATTGCTATGTACTGTGGTTTTTCAAAACCCCAGAAAGTTATTCTTAGTTATCAAATATTTGATAATGAGTTTCAAATGAAGGTTGTTGATGATCTCGGTGAGGAGGTCAAATACCTTGGTTTACTGTTTCCAGAAGATCAACAAAGTCTTAGAAGCGTTGTTCCTAATTGTGTTCTTCAATCTGCTTTTGTTGATACTGCTTCGTTTGAGCCCAATGTTTTGCCTCAACTTTTATTACGGGAAGATGGTGTTGTGTTTGGCTATAACGGTCTTGATGATGTCCCTCTTAATATTGAACACCCTGATGTGGACATTAACCAAGAATATTTTCATTGGGAGGTGAAAATTACTAAATCTATGGCTGCAGGAAGAAATGTTTTGGTTAGTTTTTTAGCTATTAATTCATAGACCATAATTATATATTGTTTGGGTACTTTTTCAAGTGTATTAACATTAAATCTATATTTGTTTTGAAGCATATTCCGAAGCATATTGCCGATAAGTGTTTTCCACCAGATCAAAATAGTGTTGTTTTGGTTAATCAAGAAACTGAACAGCTTTACTTGTGTGCTGTTACCACGAGTTATCCTCCTGGCCGTTGTACCAGACGTATTGGTCGAGGTTGGTATGGCTTTGCAAAGGATGCTCGATTGAAGCATGGTGATAAAGTCGTTTTTACACTTCCAATTTCTCCTGAGTTTGTTCTCGCTAATATCATTCGGTGTGCTCCCGGAAATGTGTGATGATGTCAACTTAGTGTTGTTTTCTAAATCTACAGTCTTATAAATGTTTGTTTCGTAATCGACTTAATCTGATATTTGCTTTAGTATGTTATGTTTAGTGTTTAATATCTACTCTCTTATGAAGTGATTATGTGATTCTATGGTTTAATACTGCGATGTTCTGAAATTTATATGACCAAGACATTATATTTTGGATCTTTTTTTTTCCCAGTTTTTCCCTATGTTTAATTATGTAGACTTAAAGTATTAATCGGTCCGTTCTTCGATTATAATGATACTTTGAAGAATTTACtatgtatgttgatgatagttTTCATGCTTTGCAGATATAATAAGGGGGAtacacatttatatatgttatataGGCTCTAatttcatcattaagatttatACCAGATTCAAATAGACTGGAAAGAATGCCatagatattattattataacataaaattgagTAAAAGGATCATGAATATCACCTGGAATTTGGTTAACATGGATAGATCTGGCTTCCACAAATTCAACCTTTGTGTTGCTTTTCACTGCGATTTTTCCAGTCAAAATCTCGGATCCGATAGTATCTCCCTGCGATTTGTTCCATGGATcatgaataaaaaaagaaaattgacaaGTTTGCGAAGATAAATATCGAtaaattttaaagaattttggtattttcattTAGATCTGAAGTTGAACTGATTTGTTCTTGTGCCAAACACTGTCGAGAAAATgatcttttgttttctttagcAGAGTATTATTGATATGTTTTTTAGTTGGTGGTTAAAACTTATTCAACGTGTCATGCAATTATTCGTTGGGGGGTTGGTGgcattaatattttgtttgttacCGGTTcaatgtattctttttataagaaatcaATTTAATAAGAATTAAATCTATAATTCAAGCCCTATTATACCCTTGGGttgattattttaattaacCCATCTCTAATATATTTTAAGCTTGGCCCATATGCGATAATTAATGGATGATAATTAGTCATCTTTAAATAATTCCATATTTTGAAATTGCATTAGAcgattcaattaaattttatgctaTATTTGGttcataaatataattaaatttatacttTAAAATTTGGTTATTATCCtaaacataattttattttttgtaaactaATTAAACGTATCtttttaatattcttatttaatttatattttatttaagattttatatttatttcagttttgtccttttaccttttttaaattattgatatattagATTTAACTATATTTAGGTAAATCTGTTAAATAccgaaaaaacaatttttttcctcttatattTATGTTCAGAGTGGATAATATACGTAATTGCTTATTTATTAACGATATCATTATCcggttttaatttttatgttcttTGTGTGTTTGGtcataacaaatttttttggtttcttgCATTAATTTGTCTatgcatagttttttttttacgttttcAAAAATCCGTGCGACGCACGGGTACTGGCTAGTATGTCTACCATCCATTATATTCTGTGTAGGTTTCAATGACCAACCCACAAAAGCACAATAGTATTTCAAAAATTTAGAGAAGATTTTGGTACCCACAGAAAGACTAcattattcactttaaaaaaaaaaaaaaaaagagaatattttttgccgacaaaaaaaaattcaaaagctAAAACTGTTCATTGCGGCCAATTGATGTATCTGTTCattttaataaagttttttttaatgagaaatataatattatatctatatatataaatcctagatagttgttgAATTGCTTATCTAAActctaatccacaaaccaatgaaaacctttcatttagccacatcatccacttacatccatttaatgtggggtactaattgtaattattattattattattattattattattattattttgggttattattcatttttttttttttatcatattcgatatttgagtatgagttaagttggtttatctttgctccaacaagtttcaaattaatataaatgacaaattcgataatacagtagttttttggtaagagataatgaagttgtttatccaactcagaatcctccaatgagatttataatataaataaaaacttatgtttcaacatcaattgttttccatggtcaattatatgttgtcattttcagagtaattttgaagaatgagttaaagatattgctaatcaatgttaatgaagaatataccaaagtaacttcaaatgtgatgtataaataagttttttaaatgtataaatatatatttaacatCTATATCACATTTAAATAACttctattgttactattattttgataatacctattgtttcaattttaaatttactacttatacaaataattttttaacattatagtataaaataacGCATAAGATTCGTGCATTGCACGGGTAAATGTCTAGTATACAAAAAATAAGAGAAAGTTTAGAATACAAATGAGTACAAATTACCATCATAAATCTATCACCTAAAACAAAAGGCTTAACATCCGAATGCATACAAACAACGATCTCACCCAAATTACGCAAGAAATCAAAAGTAAAAACACGCAAACTTGGCCaatgtaaaataaatataaccCCAACACCTCAAACACGATAAAAACAGACTCCTCACAAGGAGAAGAAAAGATCTACCCCAAAAGCCAGACAAACATATGAGGGTCGCGCCAACAAACTTGGATCACTGAAAACCAATCATAAAAAAGGGTGCATCCCCACTCATAGAAGGAATAGGGGGTGCCGGTATTACATCGTTTCGAGTAAAAAAGATAATTTGCACAATAACATGTCAAATTAGTAACCACCTAAACATATCACGAGGAGACACCAACTTAACACTCAACCACCTGAAAATTTTATATCAGACCGATAAAATTtgacttaaaaaaaacaaatagatgaTCAGTAGAGTCTGACTCAAGACCGCATAACAAACATAGAATCACCAAATTTCCAATCACTTATTATTCAATCCGATACAATTTTTATAGATGTcgaaaatacataaaaactcATGAAAAAAACTTTACTTTTGTCAATTTTGTATGTcaatttaacatttattttatcttttcttttgagttgcaaatatttaatatttctttCATCATAAAGATGTTGAAGAGTTTTTGTTGGGGATTGAAAAGTTATTCGCAATAAAAACAACCGCTTCAGTTTTAATACTTGCATGTGAAGTAACCATCATtaaaatagatatatatatcatatattaggtgtatatataaaataatagataagtTTTAATAGGATATGCATAAGATTATAAAAATCTGGTAGGAAGGAAAGAAGAATTGTTGTAATCGTGTACGTAGAGGAAATGGGCAAAATGTTCGAGTAGGATTCCACATGAAAAGTGATACGAACCAGAACAGGTATCAATggaaatatagtgaaaaacaGGGCAAATATAGCTTTATTGATAATAATGATGAAGAATTACAGATGAGATTAGGAGAAATGGGATCCTAACACTGTAACTAACCAGAGCAACGCTCAGTAAGGCCAAGTTAGACTTGGACCTGCATTCTAACAAACTTAGTAAAAATGATAAGATGCTTCTCCAATCATATCTGACTCCTTATATTGTGGAAAGGAAGTTACTACTAGCTATCACCCTTCTCTCTCTTGCTCTACGTCACAACTAACTCTTCCTGCCAGCTGTCCTTCTTCTAGAATAAACTAACCAATTCCTAGGCCCCACATGGTGATCATTAGCTAATGATGACTCATTGTCAACATTTGCATTCTGAGTCCTAACAATACTCCCTCCTGAAAGACTTGTCTTGTCCTCAAGACAAAAATTTGGAAATTGACTCTTCATCATTACTACATCTTCCCATGTAGCCTCTTCTATTTTCTGACCCTTCCAATGAATGAGAACCTGGTCCACTTTCTCATTTTGCATCCACACAAAACGATTAGCCAACACTGCTTCTGGCTCAATTGACACCCCCTGTTCACCTTGCAATTCTGGTAATTCTTCACTATCATGGTAATTTCCAACT encodes:
- the LOC123920955 gene encoding uncharacterized protein LOC123920955 — its product is MNFPFSYLFPDIAESLKSVYQSMGTNPHFEMETIISPYEPKIPLPNDFWMVEKTRLLSEGVGFIRDDYNNYFKVYIGNDGDGGCLYDGSVIAMYCGFSKPQKVILSYQIFDNEFQMKVVDDLGEEVKYLGLLFPEDQQSLRSVVPNCVLQSAFVDTASFEPNVLPQLLLREDGVVFGYNGLDDVPLNIEHPDVDINQEYFHWEVKITKSMAAGRNVLHIPKHIADKCFPPDQNSVVLVNQETEQLYLCAVTTSYPPGRCTRRIGRGWYGFAKDARLKHGDKVVFTLPISPEFVLANIIRCAPGNV